From a region of the Rhipicephalus microplus isolate Deutch F79 chromosome X, USDA_Rmic, whole genome shotgun sequence genome:
- the LOC119176269 gene encoding fibroblast growth factor 17 has product MLIHKFVVPITLTLLVSLVMVKCQDFNLTNNLKKLRSYDKGSSIRIEYVLYNRCSRGNIHIKGKKVTATPGNSFSKLVLSSVGMGSELTIGSNSTFLCFNKGGRLVNKRRMSRRKGLCEFREIMRDNYSTFQSVYNGNWYIGFNSKGKPVRGRKVPPHRWFQFMFLKRGNEDIPRSPFANVSQAEWLKVLNDTSTNKS; this is encoded by the exons GTGAAGTGCCAGGATTTCAACTTGACCAACAATCTCAAAAAACTGCGCTCTTACGACAAAGGCAGCTCCATCCGGATCGAGTACGTTCTCTACAACCGGTGCAGCCGTGGCAACATCCATATCAAGGGCAAGAAAGTGACCGCCACCCCGGGAAATTCTTTCA GCAAACTGGTGCTGTCGTCGGTCGGCATGGGTTCCGAGCTCACCATTGGCTCCAACAGCACCTTCCTGTGTTTCAACAAGGGCGGCAGGCTCGTCAACAAG AGGCGGATGAGCCGGCGCAAAGGCCTGTGCGAGTTCCGCGAGATCATGCGAGACAACTACTCCACCTTCCAGTCGGTGTACAACGGCAACTGGTACATCGGCTTCAACAGCAAGGGCAAGCCGGTGCGGGGCCGCAAGGTGCCCCCGCACAGGTGGTTCCAATTCATGTTCCTCAAGCGCGGGAACGAGGACATCCCGCGGTCGCCCTTCGCCAACGTGTCCCAGGCTGAGTGGCTCAAGGTGTTGAACGACACCAGCACCAACAAGAGCTGA